In Prosthecochloris sp. GSB1, the following proteins share a genomic window:
- a CDS encoding sigma-54-dependent transcriptional regulator, protein MDARKEKQNVLIADDSAVMRTIISHVIKKHGYNALTANDGDACIHMLNTERVDILLLDINMPGKNGIEVLTYLRNNDIQLPVIMITASDDISQAVQCIKMGAYEYLTKPVDNDRLEITVKNALSESSLKKKVQLLEKELKQKNIFRRIQGESAAIKQCTEQAMQVMETDVNVLLIGESGTGKELFAQAIHEGSRRKSGPFVTINCAAITNELADSLLFGHVKGSFTGANSDHAGFFEQADGGTIFLDEIGDMSLEIQAKVLRVLQEKKIRRVGEKKERNVDFRVVSATHKDFSNAIKTGKFRADLYYRLEEYPLFIPPLRERREDIGLLARHFLESFCTANNIEQVAFGPDVIHQLEEYDWPGNIRELQNMVRRAAINRQGNDIVALPRFFHDAGPAEPGPPETTAPAVTREPERATPDPPEEILPRKENQREFLLKNAELQAIQKAYEVTGGNQTKAAKMLGISRSSLYRKLKKYGIEKNMSLSVPEDI, encoded by the coding sequence ATGGATGCCAGAAAAGAGAAGCAGAACGTCCTGATAGCAGATGACAGCGCGGTCATGCGCACGATCATATCGCACGTCATCAAGAAACACGGTTACAACGCGCTGACAGCGAATGACGGCGATGCCTGCATTCACATGCTCAATACGGAGAGAGTCGACATTCTTCTCCTTGACATCAACATGCCCGGAAAAAACGGCATAGAAGTGTTGACCTATCTGAGAAATAATGACATTCAGCTCCCGGTCATCATGATCACGGCCTCGGACGACATAAGCCAGGCCGTTCAGTGTATCAAGATGGGAGCGTACGAGTATCTCACCAAACCGGTGGACAACGATCGCCTCGAGATAACGGTAAAAAACGCCCTGTCCGAGTCGAGCCTGAAAAAGAAAGTGCAGCTCCTGGAAAAAGAGCTCAAGCAGAAAAATATCTTCAGACGCATCCAAGGAGAAAGTGCCGCGATAAAGCAATGCACTGAACAGGCGATGCAGGTCATGGAAACTGATGTCAACGTTCTCCTGATAGGAGAGAGTGGCACGGGCAAGGAACTGTTCGCCCAGGCCATTCACGAAGGAAGCCGCAGAAAAAGCGGCCCGTTCGTAACGATCAACTGCGCCGCAATCACCAACGAACTTGCCGACAGCCTGCTCTTCGGCCATGTCAAGGGCTCCTTCACCGGGGCGAACAGCGATCATGCGGGTTTTTTCGAGCAGGCTGACGGCGGCACCATTTTTCTCGACGAAATCGGAGACATGAGCCTTGAAATTCAGGCGAAGGTCCTTCGTGTCCTGCAGGAAAAGAAAATCAGGCGCGTCGGAGAGAAAAAAGAACGGAATGTCGATTTCAGGGTTGTATCAGCGACCCACAAGGATTTTTCGAACGCAATCAAGACAGGCAAGTTCCGCGCTGATCTCTACTACCGGCTCGAGGAATACCCGCTTTTTATTCCGCCTCTGCGGGAGCGCCGGGAGGATATCGGCCTGCTTGCGCGGCATTTCCTCGAGAGCTTCTGCACGGCAAACAATATCGAGCAGGTCGCATTCGGCCCGGACGTGATTCACCAACTCGAGGAATACGACTGGCCGGGAAACATACGCGAGCTTCAGAATATGGTCAGAAGAGCGGCGATCAACCGTCAGGGCAACGATATCGTCGCGCTGCCGAGATTCTTCCACGACGCCGGTCCGGCAGAACCCGGACCGCCGGAAACCACCGCTCCGGCAGTGACCAGGGAACCTGAACGCGCAACCCCTGACCCTCCGGAAGAAATCCTCCCCAGGAAAGAAAATCAACGGGAATTCCTGCTGAAAAACGCTGAATTGCAAGCCATTCAAAAAGCCTATGAAGTGACCGGCGGCAACCAGACGAAAGCGGCGAAAATGCTCGGCATAAGCCGCTCATCCCTTTACAGGAAGCTTAAGAAATACGGGATAGAAAAAAACATGTCCCTCTCGGTCCCCGAGGACATCTGA
- a CDS encoding NUDIX hydrolase, whose amino-acid sequence MKHRGCSIIFSNRQDQVLLLLRDDKPDIAFPGMWDLPGGHIEENETPTECIRREMLEELCVDIGSPSMSGIYAFSDRYEYVFSMRAFFDIDEILLQEGQKLEWFSERQAAETVLAYGFNKVLSDFFEKNRKR is encoded by the coding sequence ATGAAACATCGGGGATGCAGCATTATTTTCTCGAACCGGCAGGATCAGGTACTGCTCCTGCTCAGGGACGACAAACCAGATATCGCCTTTCCCGGCATGTGGGACCTTCCGGGAGGACACATCGAAGAGAACGAAACGCCGACCGAATGCATCAGAAGGGAGATGCTCGAGGAACTCTGCGTCGACATCGGGTCTCCAAGCATGTCGGGAATTTATGCCTTCAGTGACCGCTACGAATACGTGTTCAGCATGCGGGCTTTCTTCGATATCGACGAGATACTCCTGCAGGAAGGCCAGAAACTCGAATGGTTCTCCGAGCGGCAAGCAGCCGAAACCGTTCTGGCTTACGGATTCAACAAGGTGCTTTCGGATTTCTTTGAAAAGAATCGAAAGCGGTGA
- the trxB gene encoding thioredoxin-disulfide reductase produces MDNGIRDVVIMGTGPAGLTAAIYTSRANLNPLVIDGSQPGGQLMITSEIENYPGFAEGISGPEMMGRFRDQAARFGTEFVFGNAVEVDLSRSPFCISLENGKEILCRTLIVATGANAKWLGLPSEEKYRGRGVSACATCDGFFFRDSDVYVVGGGDTAMEEALFLTRYASSVTVVHRRDEFRASRIMSLRVEKNPKISLKLNTVVDEVIGDEQKVTGVRLRDIKSGEVSEEACDGVFVAIGHKPNSSLFDGQLDIDEYGYIETAKTSTETSVQGVFACGDVQDYTYRQAITAAGSGCMAALDAERYLESIR; encoded by the coding sequence ATGGACAACGGGATCCGTGACGTTGTTATCATGGGGACAGGTCCCGCCGGATTGACGGCGGCGATATATACCTCGAGGGCAAATCTCAATCCTCTGGTTATCGACGGTTCACAGCCGGGCGGGCAGTTGATGATTACGTCTGAAATTGAAAATTATCCCGGTTTTGCTGAAGGGATCAGCGGACCGGAGATGATGGGACGCTTTCGTGACCAGGCCGCAAGATTCGGGACCGAGTTCGTGTTCGGCAACGCGGTCGAGGTTGATCTCTCGCGCAGTCCGTTCTGCATCTCGCTCGAGAATGGCAAGGAGATCCTTTGCAGAACCCTGATCGTTGCGACCGGCGCGAACGCGAAATGGCTCGGCCTTCCTTCGGAGGAAAAGTACAGGGGCAGGGGCGTTTCGGCCTGCGCGACCTGTGACGGGTTCTTTTTCAGGGACAGCGACGTCTACGTCGTTGGCGGCGGGGATACCGCTATGGAAGAAGCGCTTTTTCTGACCCGTTATGCTTCCAGCGTGACGGTGGTTCATCGCAGGGACGAGTTCAGGGCGTCGAGAATCATGAGTCTGAGGGTGGAAAAGAACCCGAAAATCTCCCTGAAGCTCAATACGGTCGTCGATGAAGTTATCGGTGACGAACAGAAGGTAACCGGTGTGAGGCTCAGGGACATCAAGAGCGGGGAAGTGAGCGAGGAGGCATGTGACGGCGTTTTCGTGGCCATAGGCCACAAGCCGAACTCGTCTCTCTTCGACGGCCAGCTCGATATCGATGAATACGGTTACATCGAGACGGCCAAAACCTCCACGGAAACAAGTGTTCAGGGGGTTTTTGCCTGCGGCGACGTGCAGGATTACACCTACCGGCAGGCGATTACCGCGGCAGGAAGCGGCTGCATGGCAGCGCTCGACGCCGAACGTTACCTCGAATCGATCCGTTGA
- the trxA gene encoding thioredoxin, with translation MSGTYLNATDQNFKSEIIDSGKVALVDFWAAWCGPCQMLGPVIEQLAGDYDGKAVIAKLNVDENPNTAAEYGIRSIPTMLIFKNGEVVDQMVGALPKNMIAEKIDAQLA, from the coding sequence ATGAGTGGAACATACCTCAACGCCACGGACCAGAATTTCAAGTCGGAGATTATCGATTCCGGCAAGGTTGCTCTTGTCGACTTCTGGGCGGCATGGTGCGGTCCCTGCCAGATGCTTGGCCCGGTGATCGAACAGCTCGCAGGTGACTACGACGGCAAGGCGGTCATCGCCAAGCTCAACGTCGACGAAAATCCCAACACCGCTGCCGAATACGGTATCAGAAGCATTCCCACCATGTTGATTTTCAAGAACGGTGAAGTTGTGGACCAGATGGTCGGCGCTTTACCGAAAAACATGATCGCGGAAAAAATCGACGCCCAACTGGCCTGA
- a CDS encoding DNA polymerase III subunit alpha, whose product MDFVHLHTHTHYSMQSSPVFPQELFAACLRQGMDSVAVTDYAAMFNMPELFSLARDAGVRLIIGSEIYLLEQDAWHDSRTSVSPSLILLVKDEAGYRNLCILLSRAAREGFVNGTPHVDSSWLAQYRDGLVCLSAYYAGRIGRALLAGNHDEASSFASFYREIYGDDFYLELQRHFTPFDDRLNEDTLALAGELGIGVVATNNVHYLERKDADRYRALVAVKTKQKLSSSQLQSLPNNENYLKAPGEMSKLFDDAYGELSNTLRIAEKCSYSFQTQDPRLPRFPLPEGFEDEAVYLRHLTYEGAREKYADPEAGGLTWKMVEERIEKELGVIISMGFSSYFLIVSDLIAASRRMGYSVGPGRGSAAGSIVAYLTGITRIDPLRYKLLFERFLNPERVSMPDIDIDFTPVGKQKVLEYTVEKYGEESVAKVIAIGTLGAKAAIRDAGRVLEVPLPVVDRLAKLVPGKPGITLRQALEEVKELDAQVNGSSQNQRLMEYARALEGRARNVSMHAGAVVITNGSLQEQVPLYVSNKIETEERKFADEMDADELERGGARTGGDEKQVVTQFDKNWIENAGLLKIDYLGLETLAVIDETLHLIRKRHDIHIDLEKVPMNDRKTFGIFQEGKMAGIFQFESQGMQNYMTKLQPTQIGDIIAMSALYRPGALNARVDEKRNAVDLFVDRKHNREPIDYMHPMLEEILKETYGVIVYQEQVMQISQVMGGFSLAKADNLRKAMGKKKPEIMQKFKADFVEGAVEQGVHDKLANRIFDLMAEFAGYGFNKSHSAAYGVLAYWTGYLKAHYPAEFMTAILNSEIGDAARMKHLSDEAKSFGIAVLPPCVNTSDALFTIEECEDGRTAIRIGLSAIKQVGNAARAVVSARLLRKKPFVNLFDLAASVDLRLMNRKALECLISAGTLDEIDPDRAKLLANIDKAIRFGQMQNKSVTLGQCGFFSDESGGAIHDALYPEMDAAAEPMTESEKLQAEKKLVGFYMSRHPLERYRRDWEAFANLPLDTKEVQPMRQYKVIGVVVSIKHHQDRKGKQMLFGLLEDFTGKADFTVFASVYEQYRHLIKPEAVLMMIVEAEASGGSLKLLVREVVPVRQVRESCIDRVILRIDADDPSELERLMRVKKVFEEHRGGTAVDFDVKVQSAENIEVLRLFARNATIEPGEEALGKLEKILGPDNVRIAG is encoded by the coding sequence ATGGATTTCGTGCATCTGCATACCCATACTCATTACTCAATGCAGAGCAGCCCTGTTTTTCCCCAGGAGCTTTTCGCCGCCTGCCTACGCCAGGGAATGGATTCTGTCGCTGTCACGGATTATGCCGCCATGTTCAATATGCCGGAACTCTTCAGTCTTGCAAGAGATGCCGGAGTGAGGCTGATCATCGGCAGCGAGATCTATCTTCTCGAACAGGATGCATGGCATGACAGCCGGACCTCGGTTTCTCCCTCGCTGATACTTCTCGTCAAGGACGAAGCCGGATACCGCAATCTCTGCATACTCCTTTCGCGCGCCGCACGCGAAGGATTCGTCAACGGCACGCCGCATGTCGACAGTTCCTGGCTCGCACAATACCGCGACGGCCTCGTTTGTCTTTCCGCCTATTACGCCGGGCGTATCGGCAGGGCGCTGCTTGCCGGCAACCATGACGAGGCGTCTTCTTTCGCTTCGTTCTACCGCGAAATTTACGGCGATGATTTCTATCTGGAACTGCAGCGGCATTTCACGCCTTTCGACGACCGTCTGAACGAGGATACACTGGCCCTTGCTGGCGAACTGGGTATCGGCGTGGTCGCCACCAACAACGTTCATTACCTCGAAAGGAAGGATGCCGACCGTTATCGCGCCCTGGTTGCCGTCAAGACAAAGCAGAAACTTTCCAGTTCCCAGCTCCAGAGCCTGCCGAACAACGAGAACTACCTCAAGGCTCCTGGGGAGATGTCGAAACTTTTCGATGACGCATACGGGGAGCTTTCCAATACCCTGCGGATCGCGGAGAAATGTTCCTACAGTTTTCAAACGCAGGACCCGAGGCTTCCCCGGTTTCCTCTTCCGGAGGGGTTCGAGGACGAAGCGGTCTATCTCAGGCATCTGACCTACGAGGGCGCGAGGGAGAAGTATGCCGATCCCGAAGCCGGCGGGCTTACCTGGAAAATGGTCGAGGAGCGTATCGAAAAAGAGCTGGGCGTCATTATCAGCATGGGATTCAGTTCCTATTTTCTCATCGTCAGCGATCTCATTGCCGCTTCCCGGCGCATGGGTTATTCCGTGGGGCCCGGAAGGGGCTCCGCCGCCGGAAGCATTGTCGCCTACCTTACGGGAATCACGAGAATCGATCCCCTGCGATACAAGCTGCTCTTCGAGCGTTTTCTCAATCCCGAAAGGGTATCCATGCCTGATATCGATATCGATTTCACTCCGGTGGGCAAGCAGAAGGTTCTTGAGTATACCGTGGAAAAGTACGGAGAGGAGAGCGTTGCCAAGGTTATCGCCATCGGCACCCTGGGAGCGAAGGCTGCGATCCGCGATGCGGGGCGGGTGCTCGAAGTGCCTCTGCCCGTTGTCGACCGGCTGGCGAAACTGGTGCCCGGAAAACCGGGAATAACGCTTCGTCAGGCGCTCGAGGAGGTAAAGGAACTCGATGCGCAGGTCAACGGTTCATCCCAGAACCAGCGGTTGATGGAATACGCAAGGGCGCTCGAGGGCAGGGCGAGAAACGTTTCGATGCACGCCGGCGCGGTCGTGATAACCAACGGTTCCCTGCAGGAGCAGGTGCCGCTCTACGTTTCCAACAAGATCGAAACCGAGGAGCGCAAGTTCGCCGACGAAATGGATGCCGACGAACTCGAACGTGGCGGCGCGCGAACCGGAGGCGACGAGAAGCAGGTCGTCACGCAGTTCGACAAGAACTGGATCGAGAACGCGGGATTGCTGAAAATCGATTATCTCGGTCTCGAAACGCTCGCAGTCATCGACGAGACGCTGCACCTCATCAGGAAACGGCACGATATCCACATCGATCTCGAAAAGGTCCCCATGAACGACAGGAAAACCTTCGGGATTTTCCAGGAAGGGAAGATGGCCGGTATTTTCCAGTTCGAGTCGCAGGGGATGCAGAACTACATGACCAAGCTGCAACCCACCCAGATAGGCGATATCATCGCCATGAGCGCGCTTTACAGACCGGGAGCCCTCAATGCAAGGGTCGACGAGAAGCGCAATGCGGTCGATCTTTTCGTCGACAGGAAGCACAATCGCGAACCGATCGACTACATGCATCCGATGCTGGAGGAAATCCTCAAGGAGACCTACGGCGTTATCGTCTATCAGGAGCAGGTGATGCAGATATCCCAGGTGATGGGCGGTTTTTCGCTCGCCAAGGCGGATAACCTGCGTAAGGCGATGGGCAAGAAGAAACCCGAGATCATGCAGAAGTTCAAGGCGGATTTCGTCGAGGGGGCGGTTGAGCAGGGGGTGCACGACAAGCTTGCAAACCGGATTTTCGACCTTATGGCCGAGTTTGCAGGGTACGGTTTCAACAAAAGCCATTCCGCCGCATACGGCGTGCTCGCATACTGGACGGGCTATCTCAAGGCGCATTATCCCGCTGAATTCATGACGGCGATCCTGAACAGCGAGATCGGAGACGCCGCCAGAATGAAACACCTGTCGGACGAGGCGAAAAGTTTCGGTATAGCCGTGCTTCCGCCTTGCGTCAACACGAGCGACGCGCTGTTCACGATAGAGGAGTGCGAGGACGGCAGAACGGCTATCAGGATAGGGCTGAGCGCTATCAAGCAGGTGGGCAACGCGGCAAGAGCCGTCGTTTCGGCGAGGTTGCTGAGAAAGAAGCCGTTCGTGAACCTTTTCGATCTGGCTGCATCGGTCGATCTGAGGCTGATGAACCGGAAAGCGCTCGAATGTCTCATTTCAGCCGGAACTCTCGACGAAATCGACCCCGACAGGGCGAAACTGCTCGCCAACATCGACAAGGCCATCCGTTTCGGTCAGATGCAGAACAAGTCTGTGACGCTCGGGCAGTGCGGTTTTTTCAGCGATGAATCAGGTGGAGCCATACATGACGCGCTCTATCCTGAGATGGATGCGGCCGCGGAGCCCATGACGGAATCGGAAAAACTCCAGGCGGAAAAGAAGCTCGTGGGGTTCTACATGAGCCGTCACCCCTTGGAACGCTATAGGCGCGACTGGGAGGCGTTCGCCAATCTCCCGCTCGACACGAAGGAGGTGCAGCCGATGAGGCAGTACAAGGTCATAGGCGTCGTCGTGTCGATCAAGCACCACCAGGACCGAAAGGGTAAACAGATGCTGTTCGGTCTATTGGAGGATTTCACGGGCAAGGCGGATTTCACGGTTTTCGCCAGTGTCTATGAACAGTATCGACACCTTATCAAGCCTGAAGCGGTGCTCATGATGATCGTCGAGGCAGAGGCCTCCGGAGGTTCGCTCAAGCTCCTGGTCAGGGAAGTAGTGCCGGTCAGGCAGGTGCGGGAAAGCTGCATAGACCGGGTGATCCTCAGGATAGACGCCGACGATCCTTCTGAACTCGAACGGCTCATGAGAGTCAAGAAGGTATTCGAGGAGCATCGGGGCGGGACGGCCGTCGATTTCGACGTCAAGGTGCAGTCAGCGGAAAATATCGAGGTGCTCAGGTTATTCGCGCGAAACGCCACCATCGAGCCGGGAGAGGAAGCCCTGGGAAAGCTCGAGAAGATTCTCGGGCCCGACAACGTCAGGATCGCCGGGTAG